The bacterium genome has a segment encoding these proteins:
- a CDS encoding NAD-dependent epimerase/dehydratase family protein, protein MKKLIILGCGGFVGSHLTDRLLASGEYHIEGWDISFDKIAQHRDNPNLSFHQRYINADTTFEEIEPYIADAEAVISLAAICTPAQYVSSPVKTIHSNFIDAYALIDLCAKHKSWLMHTSTCEVYGRTLSSYVPADDYDDPNLYEQREDETPLIMGPTKNHRWSYATAKQLFERYIFAHNVESGMPFTIIRPYNWFGPRMDFIPGRDGEGIPRVLACFMTALLDGKPMQLVDGGDAQRTITYIDDSIDALQKMLELPAKSRDQVFNVGNRGGEVTMKGLAHLMRELAAEITGKESFLSHPIEDITGEKFYGDGYEDCDRRVPDISKAESRLGWHAKTSLRETLRITMADYFERYGRG, encoded by the coding sequence ATGAAGAAACTGATCATTCTCGGCTGCGGCGGCTTCGTCGGGAGTCACCTGACCGATCGGCTACTCGCATCCGGCGAATACCACATCGAGGGCTGGGACATTTCTTTCGACAAGATCGCCCAGCACAGGGATAACCCGAACCTGAGCTTCCACCAGAGATACATCAACGCGGACACGACGTTCGAGGAGATCGAGCCATACATCGCCGACGCCGAAGCCGTGATCTCCCTGGCCGCCATCTGCACGCCGGCCCAATACGTTTCGAGCCCGGTGAAGACCATCCATTCGAACTTCATCGACGCCTACGCATTGATCGATCTGTGCGCGAAGCACAAGAGCTGGCTGATGCACACATCCACGTGCGAAGTCTACGGGCGAACGCTCTCGAGCTACGTGCCCGCCGATGACTACGATGATCCGAACCTCTACGAGCAGCGGGAAGACGAGACTCCTCTCATCATGGGCCCCACCAAGAACCACCGTTGGAGCTATGCCACCGCGAAACAGCTCTTCGAGCGCTACATCTTCGCCCACAACGTCGAGAGCGGGATGCCCTTCACGATCATCCGTCCCTATAACTGGTTCGGGCCCCGCATGGATTTCATCCCGGGACGCGACGGCGAGGGCATACCCAGGGTGCTGGCCTGCTTCATGACTGCTCTCCTCGACGGCAAGCCGATGCAGCTCGTCGACGGGGGCGATGCCCAGCGCACCATCACCTACATCGATGACTCCATCGACGCGCTCCAGAAGATGCTGGAGCTGCCGGCGAAATCCCGGGACCAGGTTTTCAACGTCGGCAACCGCGGTGGCGAGGTGACGATGAAAGGCCTGGCCCACCTGATGCGCGAGCTCGCCGCCGAGATCACCGGCAAGGAGTCATTCCTATCCCATCCCATCGAGGACATCACGGGCGAGAAGTTCTACGGCGACGGTTACGAGGATTGCGATCGACGCGTGCCAGACATTTCGAAGGCGGAATCCCGTCTTGGCTGGCACGCCAAGACGTCCCTGCGCGAGACCCTTCGCATCACCATGGCCGACTACTTCGAGCGATACGGTCGAGGCTAG